In one window of Prevotella sp. E13-17 DNA:
- the ychF gene encoding redox-regulated ATPase YchF — MALKCGIVGLPNVGKSTLFNCLSSAKAQAANFPFCTIEPNVGVITVPDERLNKLAELVHPGRIVPATCEIVDIAGLVKGASKGEGLGNKFLGNIRETDAIIHVLRCFEDENITHVDGSIDPIRDKEIIDTELQLKDLETIDSRLAKTEKAAAAGNKDAKVEVTVLRAYKEVLEQGKNARIVEFDSKEEQECARNLFLLTSKPVLYVCNVGEADAKSGNDYTKKIEALAKEEGAEAMVIAAKTEEDIAELESYEDKQMFLEELGLEESGVNRLIKKAYALLNLETFITAGEMEVKAWTYKKGWKAPQCAGVIHTDFEKGFIRAEVIKYEDYLKYGSEAAVREAGKMGVEGKEYVVQDGDIMHFRFNV; from the coding sequence ATGGCTTTAAAATGTGGTATTGTGGGACTGCCTAACGTGGGCAAGTCCACACTTTTTAACTGTCTGTCGAGCGCCAAGGCTCAGGCAGCAAATTTCCCTTTCTGTACGATAGAACCCAACGTAGGCGTTATTACCGTACCCGATGAACGACTGAACAAACTGGCAGAACTGGTACACCCAGGACGCATTGTGCCTGCCACCTGCGAGATTGTGGATATCGCCGGACTGGTGAAAGGTGCCTCCAAGGGTGAAGGTCTGGGCAACAAGTTCCTGGGCAACATCCGCGAGACCGATGCCATCATCCACGTGCTGCGCTGTTTTGAAGATGAGAACATCACACACGTTGACGGCTCCATTGATCCGATCCGCGACAAAGAGATTATTGACACCGAACTGCAACTGAAAGATCTGGAGACCATCGACTCGCGACTGGCTAAGACCGAGAAGGCTGCCGCTGCCGGGAATAAGGATGCCAAGGTCGAGGTGACGGTGCTGAGAGCTTATAAAGAGGTGCTGGAGCAGGGAAAGAATGCCCGCATTGTGGAGTTCGACAGCAAAGAGGAACAAGAGTGCGCCCGCAACCTGTTCCTGCTCACGTCAAAGCCCGTGCTCTATGTGTGCAACGTGGGCGAGGCTGATGCCAAGAGCGGCAACGACTACACCAAGAAGATAGAAGCTTTGGCCAAAGAAGAAGGTGCCGAGGCCATGGTGATTGCTGCCAAAACCGAAGAAGACATTGCCGAACTGGAGAGCTACGAGGACAAGCAGATGTTCCTGGAGGAGCTGGGCTTGGAGGAGAGCGGCGTGAACCGACTGATCAAGAAGGCTTATGCCCTGCTGAACCTGGAGACCTTTATCACCGCCGGCGAGATGGAGGTGAAGGCCTGGACCTACAAGAAGGGCTGGAAGGCACCACAGTGTGCCGGTGTCATCCACACCGATTTTGAGAAGGGCTTTATCCGCGCCGAGGTTATCAAGTATGAAGACTACCTGAAATATGGCTCAGAGGCTGCTGTACGCGAGGCTGGCAAGATGGGCGTTGAAGGCAAGGAATACGTGGTACAGGACGGCGATATCATGCACTTCAGATTTAACGTGTAA